From one Bacteroides fragilis NCTC 9343 genomic stretch:
- a CDS encoding hybrid sensor histidine kinase/response regulator transcription factor produces MDIQLNYACPCSPTNTFIEMNESFASQFQTATIIPMFLWQSSWSYPIEGLAIGLLISLIVYYRMVYSTKLFPHEKLRLILNITHKTQTPLTLIHHLLEEIISDSLSESTSQKIKRILGYTSHIMSCYQNIAVFDDKENELHPGSSPIEFELYTFITSIVNQCRAYADTRQIKLNINKDFSYISCRMDEITMTAALQCLLNKMIEATPCKGCINMDVSHSIKHWNLQITNGPECRQSHKKILSFISTFMLIHYCGSLQIIKKIIRLHGGKLIGSYHGRSITLRVTVPINGYCNTIQCPEVVPPVMKDDKIIRPDKKQHHILLVMADTELSNYLHKAFSILFRITILENPEQILHFSGDRLPDIIVIDETVNGIRGKEICSKIKSNTSMVHIPVILLISNNDNGSYLAHADCGVDKLEPRAINICRLKMDIQILINKHERIMKLLEKNLSDNLPSPTAKSEEDTLFINKVNKLLEKNLSTESYTVDMLSADMGMCRTKFYTKIKEITDKTPTEYMHYFKMNKAKILLVTQQYTVTEIATFLGFCNAKYFGKRFKKFYKVPPTQYIKEVF; encoded by the coding sequence ATGGACATACAACTTAATTACGCATGCCCCTGTAGCCCAACCAATACATTTATTGAAATGAATGAAAGTTTCGCGAGTCAGTTTCAAACGGCCACCATTATTCCAATGTTCTTATGGCAATCGTCATGGTCTTATCCTATTGAGGGCCTGGCAATAGGGTTACTTATCTCCCTTATCGTATATTACCGAATGGTATACAGCACAAAGCTATTTCCTCACGAAAAGCTGAGACTGATCTTAAACATAACCCATAAAACTCAGACACCGCTAACTTTGATCCACCACCTACTGGAAGAAATCATTTCGGACAGTCTCTCCGAATCTACATCCCAAAAGATAAAGCGGATACTCGGATACACCAGTCATATTATGAGTTGCTACCAGAACATTGCGGTATTCGACGATAAGGAGAATGAACTGCATCCGGGCTCCTCTCCCATTGAATTCGAACTTTACACTTTTATAACCTCAATCGTCAACCAATGCCGGGCGTATGCCGATACTCGTCAAATAAAATTAAATATTAATAAAGACTTCAGTTATATCAGTTGCCGGATGGACGAAATAACGATGACTGCCGCTCTGCAATGCCTGCTGAATAAAATGATAGAAGCCACACCTTGCAAAGGCTGCATAAATATGGACGTGTCACACAGCATCAAGCATTGGAACCTCCAGATAACCAATGGACCGGAATGCAGGCAAAGTCACAAAAAGATACTTTCGTTCATCTCTACATTTATGTTAATACACTATTGCGGAAGTCTTCAAATTATAAAAAAGATAATCCGCTTACATGGTGGAAAGTTGATTGGCAGCTATCACGGACGGTCAATAACTCTCCGGGTTACTGTACCTATCAACGGATATTGTAATACCATCCAATGTCCGGAAGTAGTGCCTCCTGTAATGAAAGATGATAAAATCATCCGTCCCGATAAAAAACAGCATCACATACTGCTGGTTATGGCAGATACAGAGTTAAGCAACTATTTGCATAAGGCGTTCTCCATACTTTTCAGAATAACGATCCTTGAAAATCCGGAACAGATATTACATTTCTCGGGAGATCGGCTACCGGATATTATCGTTATTGACGAAACGGTAAACGGCATACGCGGCAAGGAAATCTGTTCTAAAATAAAATCGAATACAAGCATGGTTCATATTCCTGTCATTCTCCTGATCAGTAACAATGATAACGGAAGTTATCTTGCCCATGCGGACTGTGGAGTAGATAAATTGGAACCGCGCGCAATCAATATTTGCAGACTCAAAATGGATATACAAATACTTATCAATAAGCATGAACGTATCATGAAACTCCTGGAGAAAAACCTGTCGGACAATCTGCCTTCACCAACTGCAAAAAGTGAAGAGGACACACTGTTCATAAACAAAGTGAACAAGCTTCTGGAAAAGAATCTTTCAACAGAAAGCTATACAGTTGACATGTTAAGTGCTGATATGGGAATGTGTCGTACCAAATTCTACACCAAAATAAAAGAAATTACAGACAAGACACCTACAGAATACATGCATTATTTCAAAATGAATAAAGCTAAAATTTTATTGGTTACCCAACAATATACAGTTACGGAAATAGCCACTTTTCTAGGCTTTTGTAATGCCAAATATTTCGGAAAACGATTTAAGAAATTCTATAAAGTTCCACCTACACAATATATTAAAGAGGTTTTCTAA